Proteins encoded together in one Epinephelus lanceolatus isolate andai-2023 chromosome 4, ASM4190304v1, whole genome shotgun sequence window:
- the c2cd3 gene encoding C2 domain-containing protein 3 isoform X1 → MKSRKQRSVRAGGSKKKVPSDVSPATTLPPLVEGQLRCFLRVTISRVLWTVQKPPSATFVRLRWWGESSNGTHFFPRDGSQPSQKTIKTTARFPIRCGPKQFTSYLTDMGSLVLEVLTKPDHLPIARAQVAGISRLSMSYPIGGFYTLVSPTSEKLGELQVSLNLEPLTEAYDSSSSGPVTDISIEGPQVTTLTVPLQPRSLSASSGKESAGSSGGNTPRGKDHLYFQNAQEDKGKEESVENQMPRADRSQDNQTAVNPSSQEAFGQSTNDILSVILERGNKLRNAMVVSALKCDMDSASALKDTPLPLPKDNILPPSKPLPSPSGMFLQNILHADSALKHSDDVAVVSDSSLDGPVDMDNRAVDLLLGSLNTSPLPPWDGYGSLLESLSGHSSVCGDSELNDPQYDQSLLENLFYKTPMSDIRPNDTEVEGQGKTSLSEKQLTQSGPKIRGGPNSEAQRSADAGGIPPGVSAEQLTLLSLIRLARVTIDSLTVPTGSAATTPRKTSSKGKPPRPLTSKKCTYFIEYVFPTASTSSRHDRSKGGDGEVTRAVASNLTGGVVKFHQHSVFPVHFSTAAVKRWWETDLIFKIYSRKSNQKKPVPIGKAVHPLRCLLQSKQLNQSVVLPVQSVEGNSEMQDIGPLKVSLELAADNREFSTEKSKSKLAQKDTSPSQTVLSPQRETSPRSQHVDTSREELPAGSFEAPRLNVWSPQKPLKEPSPHPGLHTSLYRSQQQQVDRESEVLLHTILMVPDGKNFSCGPMQAPNIYLNCKLWCDETARSVISWGQTNPSFNFVQVTPVALTTKLLERMKNNVLVIEVWQKAGGSGQDRLLGLVKLPLHQFYMSFRDPKIAHLLLQAQYPVLGVDSYMPVIDVFSGSCKGHLRVVLAMGQSEQIVALQRTRDEDYDAVPHLVRPVHLLDHQPHSQTKATAAQVETLREHVFVMRVEKVNGLTPLQSTVWGEADCYVQYSFPCQDSDPAAKVDQNLIESSVNLKLFRTTTTLCVPDPVFGHTETHVLLAPDGVPVQRLLLSSLSSQGLSSGGGVQFEVWCRYYYPNVRDQLVAKGMLPLSKLCAMVTMQRQHPNEAQMFSLPLIPRTDSPSKHQPQPSGLLDVCIRYKHRPVRPHGQTGKGASSRVVTLEVQVHRASGLQAAARVVSEKNERFSYFASVGLNTYVTVQLSFLPERERRCTRIAARTFCPEFDHHMEVSCDLLVQRSSGETCSLAEQLEEASAVFTVWNKDNHKAVHTHKPQDVMLGTVKIPLVDLIYKRTGISGWFGVYIPQETSSSQHQHILVGGLEISVKFAHHSDRERVIKAAQGLSWETAQNEMQDDEEVWGDSMRRMSLTFSVPRAWIPVHCLLLPGLGEIERSTYCYFRYKFYDQDAFCSQMKHPCVEEEGQATVAFQGSRTVELRSTQPLMWYLREERLEVQVWVAFTKDKTQRPRNTDRLVGSAYVDLSSLVKTSKQKLTLSGVYPLFRHSAADLQGAALRVHITLTAGSVPAEVPAAVDTQMDSDNQEELLSDEVETADRAPSPTTPKKSPRGHKNKSSGTATDITSVQHTEMSMDESFPVTVAVDQAMHLNLKGCPLAERSDGSPCCCVSYVTADSAAPVSTAVIANTDCPVWDHQHECRLSKQLLVDPQQSLVFKVWHKGETERVIGFASVDLSPLVCGFQSVCGWYNITDFSGQCHGQLKVSITPLTGVQDLREQRKTVNEEAAKSSPQTLFQALPLSYHTTATYSSFPSHISRHTEQKISSPDHTERLFSERSSESDRHFEHMDKVRLYHQSLQEQTAAHSVNSSSAGDINPSSSFLFSALRRKLSELDNIQRYFSRKLSTPTFPPLSEQDCHTQHEEQRDTETDTRQLLLKSNQLVGQVNSIINGLRGPHLETIPSDHQSSSTASLVEDSNPQTIPERISPPHRASNSSQEEVSPLHSPLPKMSENHTDSEPEEEKERQNHRVAVCEDEVEDEDGTGCTQDEEAYDDDEDEDYEEVVVKPRPLNEVTSLTDKTSPWTSILSEPDLVSLESMEPPEELDLSEEDEEEERSQMLNLQTHNCSGKHKCVRQEQSDSCNGSAGDASDTERDGERTLLALDERQADEPNGLDEGSADGTTSPTTQHATDSHDASCFLDNQDVPLQPSAPVEVPNFFLPSHQLEASMRVIRLAPFFSQTASDLGPSSAAHSVPHHRGPRQRPNLSPSSLRKETERIAKIFAAHFDDSH, encoded by the exons ATGAAGAGCAGAAAACAGAGGTCCGTCAGAGCCGGAGGCAGCAAAAAGAAAG TCCCCAGCGATGTGTCCCCTGCCACCACCCTCCCTCCTCTGGTCGAAGGTCAGCTAAGATGCTTCCTGCGGGTGACAATAAGCCGGGTATTATGGACAGTTCAAAAGCCCCCGTCTGCAACATTCGTCAGGCTGCGCTGGTGGGGAGAGTCATCCAACGGGACACACTTTTTTCCGAGAGATGGATCACAGCCGTCACAGAAGACCATCAAGACCACAGCTCGCTTCCCCATCCGCTGTGGGCCAAAGCAGTTCACCTCATATCTTACAG ATATGGGCTCTCTGGTGCTGGAGGTTCTGACAAAACCCGATCATTTGCCGATTGCACGGGCTCAGGTTGCGGGCATCTCTCGTCTCTCTATGTCATACCCCATCGGTGGATTTTACACACTTGTGTCTCCGACATCTGAGAAGCTGGGAGAGTTACAG GTTTCCCTTAATTTGGAGCCTCTGACAGAAGCTtatgacagcagcagctcaggtcCTGTCACAGATATCAGCATTGAAGGGCCGCAAGTCACCACACTAACCGTGCCATTGCAGCCCAGATCACTTTCAGCCAGCAGTGGGAAAGAATCAGCTGGGAGCAGCGGTGGAAACACACCAAG AGGGAAGGACCACTTATATTTCCAAAATGCCCAGGAAGACAAAGGTAAAGAAGAGTCAGTGGAGAATCAGATGCCGAGAGCAGACAGATCTCAGGACAATCAAACGGCTGTGAATCCTTCAAGTCAGGAGGCTTTTGGCCAATCGACCAATGATATCCTCTCAG TTATTCTAGAGCGTGGAAACAAGCTCAGAAATGCTATGGTggtatcagctttaaaatgtgaCATGGATTCTGCCTCTGCTCTGAAAGACACCCCTCTGCCTCTCCCAAAGGATAACATTCTGCCACCTTCCAA GCCCCTCCCTTCTCCCTCTGGGATGTTTCTTCAAAATATTCTTCATGCTGATTCAGCTCTCAAACACTCTGATGATGTTGCTGTAGTCTCAGATAGCAGCTTAGATGGTCCTGTTGATATGGATAACAGAGCTGTGGATCTGCTCCTTGGAAG CTTGAATACGTCTCCTCTGCCTCCCTGGGATGGATATGGCTCCCTCCTTGAATCTCTTTCTGGCCATAGCAGTGTATGTGGGGACAGTGAGCTCAATGATCCACAATATGATCAGAGCCTGCTGGAAAATTTGTTCTACAAAACTCCT ATGTCTGATATCAGACCAAATGACACTGAGGTCGAGGGTCAAGGAAAAACGTCCTTGAGTGAAAAACAGCTGACACAGTCCGGACCCAAGATTCGTGGAGG GCCAAATTCAGAGGCTCAGCGGTCTGCAGATGCTGGTGGTATCCCTCCTGGCGTGAGTGCAGAGCAGTTGACTTTGCTGAGTTTGATCAGGCTGGCAAGAGTGACCATCGATTCCCTGACTGTACCCACAGGCAGCGCAGCCACCACACCTAGAAAAACCTCTAGCAAAGGGAAACCTCCTCGACCATTAACCAGCAAGAAGTG CACATATTTTATCGAGTATGTGTTCCCAACGGCTTCCACTTCCAGTCGACATGATCGTAGTAAAGGTGGGGATGGGGAGGTGACCAGAGCTGTTGCCAGTAATCTCACAGGAGGAG tggTTAAATTCCATCAGCactctgtgtttcctgtccACTTCAGTACAGCAGCAGTTAAAAGATGGTGGGAAACTGATTTGATCTTCAAGATTTACTCACGAAAGAGTAACCAAAAAAAA CCTGTTCCCATCGGCAAGGCAGTCCACCCGCTGCGTTGTCTGCTTCAGAGCAAGCAGTTGAATCAGTCTGTCGTCTTGCCTGTACAGAGTGTGGAGGGAAACAGTGAAATGCAGGACATTGGACCTCTCAAG gtGTCACTAGAACTCGCTGCAGACAACAGAGAGTTCTCCactgaaaaaagtaaaagcaagCTAGCTCAGAAAGACACCTCACCTTCACAAACTGTACTCAGTCCACAGAGGGAAACCAGCCCCAGATCTCAGCATGTTGACACTAGCAGGGAGGAGCTACCAGCTGGCTCTTTTGAAGCTCCCAGACTAAATGTTTGGAGTCCTCAGAAACCCTTGAAAGAACCCTCTCCCCATCCTGGCCTCCACACGTCTCTCTATagatcacagcagcagcaggtggacAGGGAATCTGAAGTTCTTCTGCATACGATACTCATGGTGCCAGATGGAAAGAACTTCAGCTGTGGGCCCATGCAGGCTCCAAACATATACTTGAACTGTAAACTCTGGTGTGATGAGACGGCAAGATCTGTCATCAGCTGGGGCCAGACAAATCCTTCTTTCAACTTTGTTCAG GTGACTCCTGTGGCTTTAACGACTAAGCTGCTGGAGCGGATGAAgaataatgtgttggtaatcGAGGTGTGGCAGAAGGCAGGAGGTTCAGGGCAGGATCGACTCCTCGGCCTCGTTAAATTACCTCTCCACCAGTTCTACATGTCATTTAG GGATCCAAAGATCGCCCACCTTCTTCTCCAGGCGCAGTACCCTGTTTTAGGGGTGGACAGCTACATGCCAGTCATCGATGTGTTCTCAGGGAGTTGTAAAGGACACCTCAGGGTTGTTTTGGCTATGGGCCAATCGGAGCAGATAGTCGCTCTCCAGCGCACGAGGGATGAAGACTATGACGCTGTGCCACATCTCGTGAGACCTGTTCATCTGCTTGATCATcagcctcattcacaaacaaag GCGACTGCAGCACAGGTGGAAACTCTGAGAGAGCATGTGTTTGTCATGAGAGTGGAGAAAGTAAATGGGCTGACACCTCTACAGTCCACAGTGTGGGGCGAGGCTGACTGCTACGTCCAATACAGCTTCCCCTGTCAGGACAGTGACCCTGCTGCAAAAGTGGACCAAAACCTTATAGAGAGTA GCGTGAACCTGAAGCTGTTTCGTACCACCACAACTCTGTGTGTCCCCGACCCAGTGTTTGGCCACACAGAGACTCATGTGCTTCTGGCTCCTGACGGAGTTCCTGTTCAGAGGCTGCTGCTCAGTTCTCTTTCAAGTCAAGGCCTAAGCAGTGGAGGAGGAGTCCAGTTTGAAGTGTGGTGCAG ATACTATTATCCAAACGTTCGAGACCAGCTTGTGGCCAAAGGAATGCTTCCGTTGTCCAAACTGTGTGCGATGGTCACCATGCAGAGACAACATCCTAACGAGGCTCAAATGTTCTCCCTGCCCCTGATCCCCAGGACAGACAGTCCCTCAAAACATCAGCCTCAGCCCTCAG GCCTGCTGGATGTGTGCATTCGGTACAAGCACCGACCAGTGAGACCTCATGGTCAGACCGGTAAAGGAGCTTCCTCTCGTGTTGTAACACTCGAGGTTCAAGTGCACAGAGCATCAGGTCTGCAGGCTGCAGCAAG gGTTGTATCAGAGAAAAATGAAAGATTCAGCTACTTTGCTAGTGTGGGACTGAACACATACGTCACAGTCCAGCTCTCCTTCTtgcctgagagagagaggaggtgcACCCGCATAGCTGCCAGGACCTTTTGCCCAGAATTCGACCACCACATGGAGGTGTCCTGTGATCTGCTGGTTCAGAGGAGCAGTGGAGAAACTTGCAGCCTGGCTGAGCAGCTGGAAGAAGCTTCTGCTGTCTTCACTGTCTGGAACAAAGATAATCACAAAG CAGTACACACTCATAAGCCTCAGGATGTGATGCTGGGCACAGTGAAAATACCTCTGGTTGATCTTATCTACAAAAGAACAG GTATCTCCGGCTGGTTTGGAGTGTACATACCTCAGGAAACAAGTTCATCTCAGCACCAGCACATATTGGTTGGAGGCCTCGAGATCTCTGTCAAATTTGCCCACCactcagacagagaaagagtcatTAAAGCTGCTCAGGGTTTGAGCTGGGAAACAGCACAGAATGAAATGCAAGATGATGAAGAAGTTTGGGGAGACAGCATGAGAAGAATGTCTTTGACTTTTTCAGTGCCTAGAGCGTGGATACCTGTCCACTGCTTGCTGCTGCCAGGCCTCGGTGAAATCGAGCGCTCCACCTACTGTTACTTCAGGTACAAGTTCTACGACCAGGATGCCTTCTGCTCCCAGATGAAACACCCCTGTGTTGAGGAGGAAGGCCAGGCCACGGTGGCTTTCCAGGGGAGCAGAACTGTGGAGCTGAGGAGCACTCAGCCCTTGATGTGGTATCTTCGAGAGGAGCGACTGGAGGTTCAGGTGTGGGTCGCCTTTACAAAAGACAAAACCCAAAGGCCTCGAAACACAGACCGACTGGTTGGTTCAGCGTATGTTGATCTGTCCTCTCTAGTGAAGACATCCAAACAGAAGCTCACACTAAGTG gagTGTATCCGCTGTTCAGACACTCAGCAGCAGATCTTCAAGGGGCTGCTCTGAGGGTGCACATTACCCTGACAGCAGGTTCTGTCCCGGCTGAAGTACCCGCTGCGGTTGACACCCAGATGGACTCTGACAATCAGGAAGAGCTCTTATCAGATGAGGTGGAAACAGCAGATCGAGCCCCCTCACCCACTACACCCAAAAAATCACCAAGGGGACACAAGAATAAATCCTCCGGAACAGCTACAGACATCACATCTGTGCAGCACACAGAAATGAGCATGGATGAATCTTTCCCTGTGACTGTTGCAGTGGACCAGGCTATGCACCTGAATCTGAAAG GCTGTCCTCTAGCAGAGCGCAGTGATGGGTCACCATGCTGCTGTGTCTCGTACGTCACTGCAGACTCTGCTGCACCAGTGTCCACAGCTGTCATAGCCAACACTGACTGCCCTGTGTGGGACCATCAACATGAGTGCAG GCTTTCAAAGCAGCTGCTGGTTGATCCACAGCAATCTCTCGTGTTCAAAGTTTGGCACAAAGGAG aAACGGAGAGGGTGATTGGATTTGCGTCTGTAGACCTGTCCCCCTTAGTCTGTGGGTTCCAGTCAGTGTGCGGTTGGTACAACATCACAGACTTCAGTGGTCAGTGTCACGGCCAGCTCAAAGTGTCCATCACACCACTGACGGGGGTCCAAGAtctcagagagcagagaaaaaCTGTGAATGAAGAAgctgctaaaagctcgcca CAGACTTTATTCCAGGCACTCCCTCTCAGCTACCATACCACAGCCACATACAGCAGCTTCCCCTCTCACATCAGCCGACACACCGAGCAGAAGATCTCGTCACCCGACCACACGGAAAGGCTGTTCTCTGAAAG GTCCAGTGAGAGTGACCGCCACTTTGAGCACATGGACAAAGTACGTCTTTACCATCAGAGTCTGCAGGAGCAAACAGCAGCTCACTCTGTTAATAGCAGCAGTGCTGGTGACATCAATCCCTCCAGCTCCTTCCTGTTTTCAGCACTCAG GAGAAAACTAAGCGAGCTGGACAACATCCAGAGATACTTCAGCCGTAAGCTTTCAACTCCTACATTCCCGCCCCTGAGTGAGCAGGACTGTCACACCCAGCATGAGGAACagagggacacagagacagacacacgtCAGCTTCTTCTCAAGTCTAACCAGTTAGTTGGACAAGTCAACAGTATCATTAATG GTCTACGAGGACCCCACCTGGAAACGATTCCCTCAGACCACCAGAGCAGCTCGACAGCTTCCCTTGTTGAAGACAGCAACCCTCAAACCATCCCTGAGAGAATCTCCCCTCCACACAGAGCCTCAAATTCTTCCCAAGAAGAAGTGTCTCCTCTGCATTCACCACTACCAAAGATGTCTGAAAACCATACAGACtctgagcctgaggaggaaaaggaaagacAAAACCACAGGGTTGCTGTGTGTGAGGATGAAGTCGAAGATGAAGATGGGACAGGTTGCACACAAGATGAGGAAgcttatgatgatgatgaagatgaagattaCGAGGAGGTTGTGGTGAAGCCGAGGCCTCTAAATGAAGTGACCTCTTTAACAGACAAAACCAGTCCTTGGACCAGCATCCTGTCAGAACCTGACCTGGTTTCTCTGGAGAGCATGGAACCACCAGAGGAGCTGGATCTGAgcgaggaggacgaggaggaagagaggagccAGATGTTAAATCTGCAAACTCATAACTGCAGTGGGAAACACAAATGTGTCAGACAAGAGCAAAGTGACAGCTGTAATGGATCAGCAGGAGACGCTTCAGACACGGAGCGAGATGGTGAAAGGACACTACTAGCTTTAGATGAAAGACAAGCAGACGAACCCAACGGCCTCGACGAGGGCTCAGCTGATGGAACAACATCACCCACCACACAGCATGCCACAGATTCCCATGATGCTTCATGCTTCCTTGACAATCAAGATGTTCCACTTCAACC CTCAGCCCCTGTGGAGGTCCCCAATTTCTTCCTCCCCTCTCACCAGCTGGAGGCATCTATGAGAGTCATTCGTTTAGCTCCGTTTTTTTCCCAGACAGCCAGTGACCTG GGGCCGAGCTCTGCAGCTCACAGCGTTCCACATCACAGAGGTCCCCGACAGCGTCCTAACCTATCGCCATCATCCCTGAGGAAAGAGACTGAAAGAATAGCAAAAATATTTGCAGCTCATTTTGATGACAGTCACTAG